A window from Candidatus Zixiibacteriota bacterium encodes these proteins:
- a CDS encoding BMC domain-containing protein encodes MVKTMERQALGLIECVGLIGAIEAADAAAKAAAVRIVKTERTDPALITIHIEGELGAVQAAVDAGVAAGNKIGKVLTSVVIPRPDEGLGVILETPSNIVAKPTTPRSNRSPSQSRPVPGRQPARPMTELPDTGSTTGYASMTVVALRRLARRRGDLPISGREIARADKVLLLRLLLEADRRRGQ; translated from the coding sequence ATGGTCAAGACAATGGAGCGTCAGGCGCTGGGACTGATCGAATGTGTGGGGCTGATCGGCGCCATTGAAGCGGCCGATGCGGCCGCCAAAGCCGCCGCCGTCAGGATCGTCAAAACCGAACGCACCGATCCGGCATTGATAACCATTCATATAGAAGGGGAGCTTGGCGCGGTCCAGGCGGCAGTCGATGCCGGTGTGGCGGCCGGCAACAAGATCGGCAAGGTGTTGACTTCCGTCGTCATCCCACGCCCCGACGAGGGACTCGGCGTGATCCTCGAAACGCCCTCCAACATCGTCGCCAAGCCGACCACTCCGCGATCAAACCGTTCCCCTTCACAATCGCGCCCCGTACCCGGGCGACAGCCCGCTCGTCCGATGACTGAGCTCCCGGATACGGGTTCAACGACCGGCTATGCGTCGATGACCGTCGTAGCGCTGCGCCGTCTGGCGCGACGGCGCGGCGATCTGCCGATCAGCGGACGCGAGATTGCCCGTGCCGACAAAGTTCTCCTGCTGCGCCTGCTGCTCGAGGCGGACCGACGCAGGGGACAATAG
- the prmC gene encoding peptide chain release factor N(5)-glutamine methyltransferase, with translation MSSPFDGSPITIAAMRRQLVRILRTVAEETAATEADRLLGEIVGARPTELTLRHSEELSPERLRRLESLANDRLTGRPLAHVLGHVEFYGLDMLCDARVLIPRPETETVVDVALRHLPPRQAGHRLRVVDVGTGSGNIAVALAHARSDITVTAIDSQPDALEIAQANSSRYDLDSRIEFIVGNGLDPVCEDHTVDLIVSNPPYIACGDTAIERSVVDYEPHTALFAGESGTEIIEWLLRSAPGRLRLAGAFICEIGFDQAGTVAEIVAASREWGVPGFHKDLAGIDRVLSVQRRG, from the coding sequence ATGTCTTCCCCGTTCGATGGCTCGCCGATCACGATCGCCGCAATGCGACGGCAGTTGGTCCGGATTCTCCGCACCGTCGCCGAAGAGACCGCCGCCACCGAAGCCGACCGATTGCTCGGAGAAATCGTCGGCGCGCGTCCGACCGAGTTGACGCTTCGCCACAGTGAGGAACTGTCTCCCGAGCGGTTGCGGCGTCTGGAATCACTGGCCAACGACCGACTGACCGGCCGACCGCTGGCCCACGTGTTGGGGCACGTTGAGTTTTATGGACTGGACATGTTGTGTGATGCGCGCGTCCTCATTCCACGGCCGGAGACCGAAACCGTTGTCGATGTCGCCCTCAGGCACCTTCCACCCAGGCAGGCCGGACATCGACTCCGTGTCGTTGATGTCGGAACCGGGTCGGGAAACATCGCCGTGGCGCTGGCACACGCGCGCAGCGACATTACCGTCACGGCGATAGACTCACAACCGGACGCACTTGAAATCGCGCAGGCCAATTCAAGCCGATACGATCTCGATTCGCGCATCGAGTTCATCGTCGGAAACGGACTTGACCCGGTCTGCGAGGATCATACGGTCGACCTGATCGTCAGCAATCCCCCCTACATCGCCTGCGGCGACACAGCGATCGAGCGGTCGGTCGTCGACTACGAGCCGCACACGGCACTGTTCGCAGGGGAATCGGGCACCGAGATCATTGAATGGTTGCTTCGATCTGCGCCGGGCCGACTGCGACTGGCCGGTGCCTTCATCTGTGAAATCGGATTCGATCAGGCCGGGACGGTTGCGGAGATCGTCGCCGCCAGCCGCGAATGGGGTGTCCCGGGATTCCATAAAGACCTCGCCGGGATCGACCGTGTTCTCTCGGTGCAACGCCGCGGCTGA
- the prfA gene encoding peptide chain release factor 1: MNPDKPTDELLELIEGMARRFRDIEQSMSDPVTVRDARRMRALGREHRHLSETLALGEQYRVLIGEIADAEAIVDEDADPELTEMAQDDLVRLHSERKALAQRLEDALTPSDPNDARPAIVEIRAGTGGEEAALFAADLMRMYTRFVERKGWRIEMLGSSETGVGGFKEVAFAVNGDGAYGTLKFESGVHRVQRVPVTEAAGRIHTSAATVAVLPEADEVEIEIRPEDLRIDVFRSSGPGGQSVNTTDSAVRVTHLPTGTVVSCQDEKSQLKNKNKALKVLRARLFAVAEAERDAKLAAERKQMVSTGDRSAKIRTYNFPQNRVTDHRIGLTLQNLDSVIEGDLEEIIEALRADDRRKRLGQQATARALA, translated from the coding sequence ATGAACCCAGACAAACCCACCGATGAGTTGTTGGAGTTGATCGAAGGGATGGCGCGACGCTTTCGCGATATCGAGCAGTCCATGAGCGATCCCGTAACGGTCAGGGACGCGCGCCGGATGCGCGCGCTGGGCCGCGAGCATCGGCACTTGTCCGAGACTCTGGCGCTCGGGGAGCAATACCGTGTCCTGATCGGCGAAATCGCCGATGCGGAAGCGATCGTGGACGAGGATGCAGATCCGGAATTGACGGAAATGGCACAAGACGATTTGGTTCGTTTGCATAGCGAGCGCAAGGCGCTGGCTCAGCGGCTCGAAGATGCGCTGACGCCGAGCGACCCGAATGACGCCAGGCCGGCGATCGTCGAAATCCGTGCCGGAACCGGCGGGGAAGAGGCGGCCCTCTTTGCCGCCGACTTGATGCGAATGTATACGCGCTTCGTCGAACGCAAGGGATGGAGAATCGAGATGCTGGGCTCCAGCGAAACCGGCGTTGGCGGGTTCAAGGAAGTCGCCTTTGCCGTCAACGGCGACGGCGCCTATGGCACGCTCAAATTCGAATCGGGCGTTCACCGCGTCCAAAGGGTCCCGGTGACCGAGGCCGCGGGACGCATCCATACGTCTGCCGCCACCGTGGCGGTGCTCCCCGAAGCCGACGAAGTCGAAATCGAGATTCGCCCCGAGGACTTGCGCATTGATGTCTTTCGTTCCAGCGGGCCCGGCGGGCAGTCGGTCAATACGACCGACTCGGCCGTGCGTGTCACCCATCTTCCGACTGGAACCGTCGTCTCCTGTCAGGATGAAAAGTCGCAACTGAAAAACAAGAACAAGGCACTGAAGGTGCTGCGTGCCCGTCTGTTCGCGGTGGCCGAGGCCGAACGCGATGCCAAACTCGCGGCCGAACGCAAACAAATGGTTTCCACCGGCGATCGCTCCGCCAAGATTCGCACATACAACTTTCCGCAGAATCGCGTCACGGATCACCGCATCGGACTGACGCTGCAAAACCTCGATTCCGTCATCGAAGGTGACTTGGAAGAAATCATCGAGGCGCTGCGCGCCGATGATCGACGTAAGCGACTGGGACAACAAGCCACCGCCCGCGCATTGGCCTGA
- the rpmE gene encoding 50S ribosomal protein L31, with the protein MKEGIHPQYFDTVIHCACGNQIPTRSTVKDLAVDICSACHPFFTGKQKLVDTAGRVEKFLRKYGLEDKSAAKSPASGS; encoded by the coding sequence ATGAAAGAAGGCATTCACCCGCAATACTTTGACACCGTGATCCATTGCGCGTGCGGCAATCAGATTCCGACGCGCTCGACGGTCAAAGACCTCGCGGTCGATATCTGTTCGGCCTGCCATCCCTTCTTTACCGGAAAACAGAAGTTGGTCGACACCGCCGGTCGCGTCGAAAAGTTCCTCCGCAAGTATGGTTTGGAGGACAAATCCGCCGCGAAGTCGCCCGCCTCCGGCAGTTAG
- a CDS encoding asparagine synthase-related protein — protein sequence MPGFGLAADRNGLDQQLATRIARASASMCHDARYAVREVASSAHVHLSFVAYPEYPVQVEVQDATTLLIEGMVYSQPPPIVPDLCRLLSESATPEATAAAISDIAAASDGDFVIVAITAPPHHAVFISSDVLGRLPVFWSFDSGRLLVSREPKFIRVLCGGKRPDRLGVAQSLVFGFPWGDRTTSEGVFRLPPGAVLCWKIDGDLPPQVLNQRPWAADKREWTGGFQECTARLSTELIASTARRAALTGDRNVVSLSGGMDSRAVAGSLHRAGIRVVARTFVYGRQHGDREAGIAARIAELCGFPHAVVRLSEPPLATANRLIRMTDGRNSGAMAYADEYLSEIVSEHGSGAVLWTGEGGDLVMPERRPHQRIGSDDNLIGLMFDRAAAFTSEQIGAIFGFSPGFMAEQLRHFVDTFPESDQTDRYLRMVWEYQRQAYFDGEDRNRCYLWVVAPFYGRPCFELALGAPSTWKKRRRLYGHLIRRIHERLVDVPVSNTGLRIGTRYDRARQHLRDLVQGHRWLETLHTRWRGAVQRRSRRPGEELTSALTRLLEDSSAVSAMVSIKASKALVSNGLSASQSWLLYTLLLNASETAPEVSPGT from the coding sequence ATGCCCGGATTCGGTCTTGCAGCGGACCGCAATGGTCTGGATCAGCAACTTGCCACCCGCATTGCGCGCGCATCTGCGTCGATGTGTCACGATGCGCGTTATGCCGTCCGGGAAGTCGCGTCATCAGCGCATGTCCACTTGTCATTTGTGGCCTACCCCGAATACCCGGTTCAGGTCGAAGTCCAGGATGCAACGACTCTACTGATCGAAGGGATGGTCTATTCGCAACCTCCGCCGATTGTGCCTGACCTCTGTCGGTTGCTGAGCGAGTCGGCTACTCCCGAAGCGACGGCCGCGGCGATCTCCGACATTGCCGCTGCATCGGACGGTGACTTTGTCATTGTCGCGATCACTGCGCCCCCGCATCACGCAGTGTTCATTTCCTCTGATGTGCTGGGCCGATTGCCGGTCTTCTGGTCGTTTGATTCCGGCCGCCTTCTCGTATCGCGTGAGCCGAAGTTCATTCGGGTCTTATGTGGTGGAAAGCGCCCCGATCGTTTGGGCGTCGCGCAAAGTCTTGTCTTCGGGTTTCCGTGGGGAGATCGAACAACCTCGGAGGGGGTTTTTCGCCTGCCGCCGGGTGCTGTCCTGTGCTGGAAGATTGACGGGGACCTGCCCCCCCAAGTCCTCAATCAGAGGCCGTGGGCGGCAGACAAGCGCGAATGGACCGGCGGATTCCAGGAATGCACCGCACGTCTCTCAACCGAGCTGATCGCATCAACAGCGCGTCGTGCGGCGCTGACCGGTGACCGCAATGTCGTTTCTCTGTCAGGAGGGATGGACTCGCGTGCGGTGGCCGGATCGCTTCATCGCGCCGGCATCAGGGTGGTCGCCCGGACTTTCGTCTACGGCCGGCAGCATGGTGACCGCGAAGCGGGCATTGCCGCCCGGATCGCGGAACTCTGCGGCTTCCCCCACGCGGTCGTTCGGCTCAGCGAACCGCCCCTTGCCACGGCCAATCGGCTCATCAGGATGACCGATGGTCGCAATTCCGGGGCCATGGCTTACGCCGACGAGTACCTCTCCGAAATCGTATCCGAGCATGGATCCGGAGCGGTTCTTTGGACCGGAGAAGGGGGCGATTTGGTGATGCCGGAACGCCGGCCCCATCAGAGAATTGGATCAGACGATAATCTGATCGGGCTGATGTTCGACCGCGCCGCCGCCTTCACATCCGAACAAATCGGCGCCATCTTCGGCTTCAGTCCGGGTTTCATGGCGGAACAGTTGCGGCATTTCGTCGACACGTTCCCCGAATCGGATCAAACCGACCGATATCTGCGGATGGTCTGGGAATATCAGCGTCAGGCGTATTTTGACGGCGAAGATCGCAATCGCTGCTACTTGTGGGTGGTCGCGCCCTTTTATGGACGACCCTGCTTTGAGCTCGCCCTTGGGGCGCCCAGCACGTGGAAAAAACGACGGCGTCTGTATGGGCACTTGATTCGTCGAATTCATGAGCGCCTGGTTGATGTCCCAGTCTCGAATACGGGCCTGCGCATTGGGACTCGGTATGACCGTGCCCGGCAGCATCTGCGCGACTTAGTCCAGGGACACCGATGGCTGGAGACCTTACATACCCGATGGCGTGGTGCGGTGCAGCGGCGTTCTCGACGTCCGGGGGAGGAGTTGACGTCCGCCCTGACCCGACTGCTTGAGGATTCGTCCGCAGTCAGCGCAATGGTCAGCATCAAGGCATCGAAAGCCCTTGTCTCCAATGGGCTTTCGGCGTCGCAGAGTTGGCTGCTTTATACACTCTTACTGAACGCATCCGAAACCGCGCCAGAGGTCTCCCCGGGAACCTGA
- a CDS encoding ATP-grasp domain-containing protein, whose product MARLHEYKSKALLSEAGFSVPRGQVVRHPSEVGAAIPKIGLPVVVKAQAWTTSRASQGAIAFADDHHEAATAVARMLSLKLGGFDVTEILIEQKLDITREFYAGVIVDDANRTPLVIFSSVGGTGIEELSRKHPKNVAKTPVDIRVGLRGFEARDTVRRAGVTGQLQSELAAALVGLYKVARHWECRSLEINPLVQTTDGKLVACDCRMTVDDNAVFRHPELEIEIAREFGRPPTELDKIAWTVEKDDYRGTFYFIEMARGYKRGAGYIGFHGAGGGGSMMSMDALIQRGYKIANFTDTSGNPPASKVYRAAKIILSQPNIDGYFGSGSGVASQEQFHSARGLVKAFWEENLSIPAVIRLGGNAEDQAVRILTEFTRNLPAPVEGYKKDDTADFCAERMQLLVGANKANAQPRKPIVPSVPVFEAKDPYTFDTPTGTIVYDHKVCRDCESKICVETCVPQILKLEDGKPVLKISREDAKGGQCTECLACEVECRVGGKGGGRVMLPIPGLDEYRSGAKAATA is encoded by the coding sequence ATGGCGCGTCTCCACGAATACAAAAGCAAAGCTCTCCTGTCGGAGGCCGGATTTTCGGTTCCAAGGGGGCAGGTCGTACGCCATCCCTCCGAAGTCGGCGCGGCGATTCCCAAAATCGGCCTGCCGGTAGTGGTTAAAGCGCAGGCGTGGACCACGTCACGAGCGTCGCAGGGGGCGATCGCCTTCGCTGACGATCACCATGAAGCCGCCACAGCAGTCGCCAGGATGTTGTCCCTGAAACTGGGCGGGTTCGATGTCACTGAGATCCTCATTGAACAGAAGCTGGATATCACGCGGGAATTCTACGCCGGGGTGATCGTCGATGATGCCAACCGTACACCGCTGGTAATCTTTTCTTCCGTCGGAGGAACCGGAATCGAGGAGTTGTCCCGGAAACATCCGAAGAATGTGGCCAAAACCCCGGTCGACATTCGTGTTGGACTGCGCGGATTCGAGGCACGGGATACGGTGCGCCGTGCCGGAGTCACAGGGCAGCTACAATCGGAGCTGGCCGCTGCGTTAGTGGGGCTGTACAAAGTCGCACGCCATTGGGAGTGCCGTTCCCTGGAGATCAACCCGCTGGTACAGACCACCGACGGCAAGCTGGTGGCTTGCGACTGTCGGATGACGGTCGACGATAACGCCGTCTTTCGCCATCCAGAGTTGGAAATCGAGATTGCACGCGAATTCGGACGGCCACCAACTGAACTGGACAAGATCGCGTGGACGGTCGAGAAGGATGACTATCGCGGCACATTCTACTTTATCGAAATGGCGCGCGGCTACAAGCGCGGCGCGGGATACATCGGCTTCCACGGCGCCGGGGGCGGCGGCTCGATGATGTCGATGGACGCGTTGATCCAGCGCGGCTACAAGATTGCCAACTTCACCGACACCTCCGGCAATCCCCCGGCGTCGAAGGTGTACCGCGCCGCGAAGATCATCCTCTCGCAGCCGAATATCGACGGCTACTTCGGTTCGGGGTCGGGAGTCGCATCACAGGAACAGTTTCATTCGGCGCGCGGGCTGGTGAAGGCGTTTTGGGAGGAAAACCTCTCGATCCCGGCCGTGATTCGTCTTGGCGGCAATGCCGAGGATCAGGCCGTTCGCATCCTGACCGAATTCACCAGGAACCTGCCTGCCCCGGTTGAGGGATATAAAAAGGACGACACCGCCGACTTCTGCGCCGAGCGGATGCAGCTCTTAGTCGGAGCGAACAAGGCGAACGCGCAGCCGCGTAAACCAATCGTACCGTCGGTGCCGGTGTTCGAGGCCAAGGACCCATACACGTTCGACACGCCAACCGGGACCATTGTTTACGACCATAAAGTTTGCCGTGACTGTGAATCGAAGATTTGCGTTGAGACCTGTGTGCCACAGATTCTCAAGCTGGAAGACGGCAAGCCGGTGTTGAAGATCTCGCGCGAAGACGCCAAGGGCGGCCAGTGTACCGAGTGTCTCGCGTGTGAAGTGGAATGCCGTGTCGGCGGCAAGGGCGGCGGACGGGTGATGCTGCCGATTCCGGGGCTGGATGAGTATCGCAGCGGCGCAAAGGCAGCGACGGCATGA
- a CDS encoding CoA-binding protein yields the protein MSILVDQEKKVVVQGITGREGMARTKLMQRYGTRVVAGCTPGKGGQDVLGVPVYDTVAEASEKHDGLDVAVIFVPAPLVKEAALEAIAAGIKLLVIVPDRVPIYDVMEIAAAAKESGARFVGPNTLGLLSPGKAVFGMIGGSAASAKDWFLPGRVGVSSRSGGITSSIAYYLSRAGIGLSTIIHVGGDAIVGTDHPAVMELFEADPDTDAVVMFGEIGTSQEERVADLIERKRFTKPLVAYIGGRAAQSGTRFSHAGAIIEGDRGTHEGKVKRLREVGATLVDNFGDIADAVKSVIQPLDTAKIPIPN from the coding sequence ATGAGCATCCTTGTCGATCAGGAGAAAAAAGTCGTCGTGCAGGGGATTACCGGGCGCGAGGGCATGGCGCGCACCAAGCTCATGCAACGTTACGGGACCCGGGTGGTCGCTGGGTGCACACCCGGCAAGGGCGGGCAGGACGTCCTGGGGGTGCCGGTATACGACACGGTCGCCGAAGCATCTGAGAAGCACGACGGACTGGATGTGGCGGTCATCTTCGTACCGGCGCCCCTCGTGAAAGAGGCGGCTCTGGAGGCGATTGCCGCCGGAATCAAACTCCTCGTGATCGTTCCTGACCGGGTGCCCATCTATGATGTCATGGAGATTGCCGCCGCCGCCAAAGAGAGCGGTGCGAGATTTGTCGGTCCGAACACGTTGGGGCTCTTGTCTCCGGGCAAAGCAGTATTCGGCATGATCGGCGGTTCGGCGGCATCGGCGAAAGACTGGTTCCTGCCCGGGCGGGTCGGCGTCTCTTCGCGTTCGGGTGGAATCACATCGTCGATTGCATACTACTTGTCGCGTGCAGGAATCGGGCTCTCGACGATCATCCATGTCGGCGGCGATGCGATTGTCGGCACCGACCACCCGGCCGTGATGGAGCTCTTTGAAGCCGACCCCGACACCGACGCTGTCGTCATGTTCGGCGAGATCGGCACCTCGCAGGAAGAACGGGTTGCCGACTTGATCGAGCGGAAACGGTTTACCAAACCATTGGTTGCCTACATCGGCGGACGTGCCGCGCAGTCGGGCACGCGGTTCTCGCACGCCGGGGCGATCATCGAAGGGGATCGCGGCACCCATGAGGGCAAGGTCAAGCGGCTGCGCGAGGTTGGCGCGACGCTGGTCGATAACTTCGGCGACATTGCCGATGCGGTCAAATCGGTGATTCAGCCGTTGGACACGGCGAAGATCCCGATTCCGAACTGA
- a CDS encoding citryl-CoA lyase, producing MSEQGWNTSVSQIAPNTIRLRGYPVEELMGKVGFAEAILLALTGEMPDAATAMLANAIFVSSIDHGPSPPSVQTARLVASTGAPLGSAVAAGILAISKFHGGAIEDCMKTLEHAMEHARHKNASFANSATTIIDAFNAKGHRVSGFGHRLHTQDPRTTRLLSMCDEAGKAGDGVRMARAFEEAFAKSGKPLPLNVDGAIAAVLIDLGIAPGLANAFFMIARVPGLVAQAHEEKTRQKPMRRIDPGSAVYDGAPERHL from the coding sequence ATGAGCGAGCAGGGTTGGAACACGTCCGTCAGTCAGATCGCACCGAACACGATCCGTTTGCGCGGCTATCCGGTCGAGGAGCTGATGGGAAAGGTGGGATTTGCCGAAGCGATCCTATTGGCGCTGACCGGCGAGATGCCCGATGCGGCCACGGCAATGCTCGCCAACGCGATCTTTGTCTCGTCCATCGACCATGGCCCGTCGCCGCCGTCGGTGCAAACCGCGCGTCTGGTGGCATCGACCGGCGCGCCATTGGGATCGGCGGTTGCCGCCGGCATCCTGGCCATCTCGAAGTTTCATGGCGGCGCAATCGAAGACTGCATGAAGACATTGGAGCACGCCATGGAGCACGCGCGTCACAAAAATGCGTCGTTTGCCAACTCCGCTACAACGATCATCGATGCGTTTAACGCCAAGGGACACCGAGTGTCGGGATTCGGGCACCGTTTGCACACCCAGGACCCCCGTACGACGCGGCTGTTGTCGATGTGCGATGAGGCGGGAAAGGCCGGCGACGGCGTCCGGATGGCGCGCGCGTTTGAGGAAGCGTTTGCCAAATCGGGAAAACCGCTGCCGCTCAATGTCGATGGCGCAATTGCGGCGGTGCTGATCGACCTGGGGATCGCGCCCGGTCTTGCGAATGCGTTCTTCATGATCGCGCGCGTGCCGGGACTGGTCGCCCAGGCACACGAGGAGAAGACACGGCAGAAGCCGATGCGCAGAATCGATCCGGGCAGCGCGGTGTACGACGGTGCGCCGGAACGTCATCTTTGA
- a CDS encoding phosphohydrolase has product MRDEIRKVFPEINEIKDASLREKTVASWVRAMEVSDLTLDDLRQMPFTLLVSDVNVTFVEHVRTVCRMCMACWDVLHDAYGSRLTVDRDVLIAGAMLADVGKVHEITRVNGQFVKSDKGKLLRHPFTGVGIAWEQGLPESVLHVIAMHSKEATDGRRSPECIVFHHADFIDFELVGG; this is encoded by the coding sequence ATGCGCGATGAAATCCGAAAGGTTTTCCCGGAAATCAACGAAATCAAAGACGCCTCACTGCGCGAGAAGACAGTCGCGAGCTGGGTGCGCGCGATGGAAGTCAGCGATTTGACGCTCGATGACTTGCGTCAGATGCCGTTCACGCTGCTGGTATCCGATGTGAACGTGACGTTTGTCGAACACGTGCGGACTGTTTGCCGCATGTGCATGGCCTGCTGGGATGTGCTGCACGACGCCTACGGCAGCCGCTTGACGGTCGACCGTGATGTCTTGATCGCCGGTGCGATGCTGGCGGATGTCGGCAAGGTGCACGAGATTACGCGCGTGAACGGCCAATTTGTCAAAAGCGACAAGGGCAAGCTGCTGCGTCACCCGTTCACGGGCGTCGGCATCGCCTGGGAGCAGGGACTTCCCGAGTCGGTTCTGCACGTCATCGCGATGCACTCGAAAGAAGCAACCGACGGCCGCCGCTCGCCGGAATGCATTGTCTTCCATCACGCCGACTTTATCGATTTTGAGCTCGTCGGCGGCTGA
- a CDS encoding glycosyltransferase family 39 protein produces the protein MLSELKTRHGRLGLVVLMIVAACLSVSIVLALDARFHADDFQQMPRLQVPLGDSIVGFFTAPDPNASQYFRPLAHTTQRVLMALFGPRAWVFHLLNLLLHVAATCFLYRLAKSVAGTKIVAAACATVFAVHATHAEAVVFASNISGLGGATFYLGTLHCLDRFRKNGEMKWALWSMIGTILSAGFSEIFVTLPLAAWMISRQRTNARRAKMPIAGMVAIGAVVWAWRLAIGVRTEYLSDTLTLNPLGWVRNALFYLAHFLLPIRSIFHAIGYENYQRLRDALPVVPDSAAYLAVVAAAAIGVVMVGFRVWKKLPQPVRTGLLLALVTAIPVVTLNRTGMRLLYLPSVGLALAVAGLIAADAADQWRRRLLWLWIAIMSVALVDQVAVWRRAGRLAEQVLTQAADIREVLSADRAVVFADVPQMRAGAMVFSIGLVEAVRWKSGYVGDVYEFGNINADTTGIPLGAAWYEWSEDRFVGIDELTVRTRRSP, from the coding sequence GTGCTAAGTGAGCTGAAGACACGCCACGGTCGATTGGGACTGGTCGTTCTGATGATCGTGGCGGCCTGTCTCAGCGTCAGTATCGTTCTCGCTCTGGATGCGCGGTTTCATGCTGACGATTTCCAGCAGATGCCCCGCCTGCAGGTGCCGCTCGGCGATTCGATTGTCGGCTTCTTCACGGCGCCCGACCCCAACGCCTCGCAATATTTTCGCCCATTGGCGCACACGACCCAGCGAGTGTTGATGGCGCTTTTTGGCCCGCGCGCGTGGGTCTTTCACCTGTTAAACCTCCTGCTGCACGTGGCGGCAACGTGCTTTCTGTATCGGTTGGCGAAGTCGGTTGCAGGGACTAAAATCGTCGCCGCCGCCTGCGCGACCGTGTTCGCAGTTCATGCGACACATGCCGAAGCGGTCGTGTTCGCATCGAACATCAGCGGCCTGGGCGGAGCGACATTCTACCTGGGAACGCTGCATTGCCTCGATCGTTTCCGCAAGAATGGGGAGATGAAATGGGCATTGTGGTCGATGATCGGCACGATACTCTCGGCGGGCTTTTCCGAAATCTTTGTCACACTGCCGTTGGCAGCATGGATGATCAGCCGTCAGCGGACAAACGCACGCAGGGCGAAGATGCCTATCGCGGGGATGGTCGCGATCGGTGCGGTCGTGTGGGCGTGGCGGCTCGCCATCGGTGTGCGGACAGAGTACTTGTCGGATACGTTGACGTTGAACCCACTGGGCTGGGTCCGCAACGCGCTATTCTACCTCGCGCACTTCCTTCTGCCGATCCGCAGCATCTTCCATGCAATCGGCTACGAAAACTACCAGCGGTTGCGCGATGCGCTGCCGGTTGTGCCCGACTCGGCCGCATATCTCGCAGTCGTAGCCGCCGCCGCTATAGGAGTCGTTATGGTTGGATTTAGAGTCTGGAAGAAGCTGCCGCAGCCGGTGCGCACCGGACTTCTGCTTGCTTTGGTGACAGCCATTCCGGTCGTGACTCTGAACCGCACGGGAATGCGTTTGCTCTATCTCCCGTCCGTGGGATTGGCCCTGGCGGTGGCGGGACTGATCGCGGCCGATGCCGCCGATCAGTGGCGACGTCGACTGCTGTGGCTGTGGATCGCGATCATGTCTGTCGCGCTGGTCGATCAGGTCGCTGTTTGGCGACGGGCGGGGCGCCTGGCCGAACAGGTACTGACTCAGGCCGCCGATATCCGCGAAGTTTTGTCCGCTGACCGGGCGGTCGTGTTCGCCGATGTCCCGCAGATGCGGGCCGGGGCGATGGTGTTCTCCATCGGCCTCGTGGAAGCGGTCCGTTGGAAGTCGGGGTATGTCGGCGATGTCTATGAGTTTGGAAACATCAACGCCGACACGACCGGAATTCCCCTGGGCGCTGCATGGTACGAATGGAGCGAAGATCGGTTTGTCGGGATCGATGAATTGACGGTGCGAACAAGACGCTCACCCTGA